In the genome of Pseudomonas putida, one region contains:
- a CDS encoding polyhydroxyalkanoic acid system family protein, with translation MTQISVERKHSLGREAARAKAEALVERLTREYDLKANWQGDRVDVSRSGANGSVHIGDDTIRVELKLGMMLSMMSGTIKGEIERALDKALA, from the coding sequence ATGACCCAGATCAGCGTTGAACGCAAACACTCCCTCGGCCGTGAGGCCGCCCGCGCCAAGGCCGAGGCACTGGTAGAGCGGCTGACCCGCGAATACGACCTCAAGGCCAACTGGCAGGGCGACCGCGTCGATGTGTCGCGCAGCGGCGCCAACGGCAGCGTGCACATCGGCGATGACACCATCCGCGTGGAACTCAAGCTGGGCATGATGCTGTCGATGATGAGCGGCACCATCAAGGGCGAGATCGAACGGGCCCTGGACAAGGCCCTGGCCTGA
- the ubiE gene encoding bifunctional demethylmenaquinone methyltransferase/2-methoxy-6-polyprenyl-1,4-benzoquinol methylase UbiE: MNDQRKGDHAEPTTHFGYQNVPESQKAKKVAEVFHSVAAKYDLMNDVLSGGMHRLWKRFTIELSGVRSGNRVLDIAGGTGDLAAKFSRLVGPTGQVVLADINESMLKVGRDRLLDRGVAGNIEFVQADAEKLPFPDNHFDCVTIAFGLRNVTHKDEAIRSMLRVLKPGGRLLVLEFSKPTNKLMSKAYDAYSFAFMPLAGKLITNDSESYRYLAESIRMHPDQETLKAMMVEAGFDRVTYHNMTSGIVAVHRGIKP; the protein is encoded by the coding sequence ATGAACGACCAGCGCAAAGGCGACCACGCCGAACCCACCACCCATTTCGGCTACCAAAACGTCCCTGAGAGCCAGAAGGCCAAGAAAGTCGCCGAGGTTTTCCACTCGGTGGCCGCCAAGTACGACCTGATGAACGATGTGCTCTCCGGCGGCATGCACCGCCTGTGGAAGCGCTTCACCATCGAGCTGTCGGGCGTTCGCAGTGGCAACCGGGTGCTGGACATCGCAGGTGGCACGGGCGATCTGGCCGCCAAGTTTTCGCGCCTTGTAGGCCCCACCGGCCAGGTGGTGCTCGCCGACATCAACGAGTCGATGCTCAAGGTCGGCCGTGACCGTCTGCTCGACCGCGGCGTGGCCGGCAACATCGAGTTCGTCCAGGCCGACGCCGAGAAGCTGCCGTTCCCGGACAACCACTTCGACTGCGTGACCATCGCCTTTGGCCTGCGCAACGTCACCCACAAGGACGAAGCCATCCGCTCGATGCTGCGCGTGCTCAAGCCGGGCGGCCGCCTGCTGGTGCTGGAGTTCTCCAAGCCGACCAACAAGCTGATGTCCAAGGCCTACGACGCCTACTCATTCGCCTTCATGCCACTGGCCGGCAAGCTGATCACCAACGATTCGGAAAGCTACCGCTACCTGGCCGAATCGATCCGCATGCACCCCGACCAGGAAACCCTCAAGGCCATGATGGTCGAGGCCGGCTTCGACCGCGTCACCTATCACAACATGACCAGCGGCATCGTCGCCGTGCATCGGGGAATCAAACCCTGA
- a CDS encoding ubiquinone biosynthesis accessory factor UbiJ, whose translation MLLAGLLASVEHGLNRVLRMDSTALPRLAALEGKVIEIDCRQPALQLYILPDEEGLMLAAHWEGEVDCSLRAPAGSLAQLAFAKDKNAVLHSPQVELHGDSAVLLDLVGVLQDLELDWEYELSRWLGPVATALVAGHLRLRARWTRQGLSRFSQNLSEYLAEESRTLVGRREAEAAFSELDTLKVDIERLEARLRRLTRSLDTSDNA comes from the coding sequence ATGCTCCTGGCCGGCCTGCTCGCTAGCGTCGAGCACGGGCTCAACCGGGTCCTGCGCATGGACAGCACGGCCTTGCCACGCCTGGCCGCGCTCGAAGGCAAGGTGATCGAGATCGATTGCCGCCAGCCGGCCTTGCAGTTGTACATCCTGCCCGATGAAGAAGGCCTGATGCTCGCCGCCCACTGGGAAGGCGAGGTCGATTGCAGCCTGCGCGCCCCGGCCGGCAGCCTGGCCCAACTGGCCTTTGCCAAGGACAAGAACGCCGTGCTGCACAGCCCGCAGGTCGAGTTGCATGGCGACAGCGCCGTGCTGCTGGACCTGGTCGGCGTGCTCCAGGACCTGGAGCTGGACTGGGAGTACGAGCTCTCGCGCTGGCTGGGGCCAGTCGCCACCGCACTGGTTGCCGGGCACCTGCGCCTGCGCGCCCGCTGGACCCGCCAGGGCCTCTCACGCTTCAGCCAGAACCTCTCCGAGTACCTGGCCGAGGAGTCCCGTACCCTGGTCGGCCGGCGCGAAGCCGAAGCGGCCTTCAGTGAGCTCGATACCCTGAAAGTCGATATTGAACGCCTCGAGGCGCGCCTGCGCCGCCTCACCCGATCCCTTGATACCAGCGATAACGCATGA
- the ubiB gene encoding ubiquinone biosynthesis regulatory protein kinase UbiB, with protein MKLLAVRRLLRIQRVVIRYRLDDLLFDLPLPWWLMSLRALLPWRWFPRKPSELSRGARLRMALQDLGPIFIKFGQLLSTRRDLLPTDIADELMLLQDRVPPFDPKHAVALIEEQLGAKVSEVFSRFDVEPLASASVAQVHAARLKSGEEVVVKVVRPGLKPVIAQDLAWLFLIAKGAERVSADARRLHPVEVVSDYEKTIFDELDLLREAANASQLRRNFEGSELMYVPQVYWDWCRPKVLVMERIYGVPVTDLATLADQRTDMKLLAERGVEIFFTQVFRDSFFHADMHPGNIFVSTVKPWSPQYIAIDCGIVGSLTSEDQDYLARNLIAFFKRDYRRVAQLHIDSGWVPAQTKVNEFEAAIRTVCEPIFEKPLKDISFGQVLMRLFQTARRFNMEVQPQLVLLQKTLLNIEGLGRQLYPDLDLWSTAKPYLERWMRDRMSPKAVFGNLQSQVEQLPHLADMTRDLLERLSQPHLNDPQLPERRRQGDRWALRLLGAGLLGGGATLAAGAVSLSAPAAWPAWLMLAAGLYLIVRQ; from the coding sequence ATGAAGCTGCTCGCCGTCCGCCGTCTGTTGCGCATCCAGCGCGTCGTGATCCGCTACCGCCTCGATGACCTGCTGTTCGACCTCCCCCTGCCCTGGTGGCTGATGAGCCTGCGGGCCCTGCTGCCCTGGCGCTGGTTCCCGCGCAAGCCATCCGAGCTCAGCCGTGGCGCGCGCCTGCGCATGGCCTTGCAGGACTTGGGGCCGATCTTCATCAAGTTCGGCCAACTGCTTTCCACCCGCCGCGACCTGCTGCCCACCGACATCGCCGATGAGCTGATGCTGCTGCAGGACCGCGTGCCGCCGTTCGACCCCAAGCACGCGGTGGCCCTGATTGAAGAGCAGCTCGGCGCCAAGGTCAGCGAAGTGTTCAGCCGCTTCGATGTCGAACCCCTGGCCTCGGCGTCGGTGGCCCAGGTGCATGCCGCACGCCTCAAGAGTGGCGAAGAGGTCGTGGTGAAGGTCGTGCGTCCAGGCCTCAAGCCAGTGATCGCCCAGGACCTGGCCTGGTTGTTCCTGATCGCCAAGGGCGCCGAGCGGGTTTCCGCCGACGCCCGCCGACTGCACCCGGTGGAAGTCGTCAGCGACTACGAAAAGACCATCTTCGACGAGCTCGACCTGCTGCGCGAGGCCGCCAACGCCAGCCAGTTGCGTCGCAACTTCGAAGGTTCGGAACTGATGTACGTGCCCCAGGTGTACTGGGACTGGTGCCGCCCCAAGGTGCTGGTGATGGAGCGCATCTATGGCGTGCCGGTCACCGACCTTGCCACCCTGGCCGACCAGCGCACCGACATGAAGCTGCTCGCCGAGCGGGGCGTGGAGATCTTCTTCACCCAGGTGTTCCGCGACAGCTTCTTCCACGCCGACATGCACCCGGGCAACATCTTCGTCAGCACGGTCAAGCCCTGGAGCCCGCAGTACATTGCCATCGACTGCGGCATCGTCGGCAGCCTCACCTCCGAGGACCAGGATTACCTGGCACGCAACCTGATCGCCTTCTTCAAGCGCGACTACCGGCGCGTCGCCCAACTGCACATCGATTCAGGCTGGGTGCCGGCGCAGACCAAGGTCAATGAGTTCGAGGCGGCGATCCGTACCGTGTGCGAACCGATCTTCGAGAAGCCGCTCAAGGACATCTCCTTCGGCCAGGTGCTGATGCGCCTGTTCCAGACCGCCCGGCGCTTCAACATGGAAGTCCAGCCGCAGTTGGTCCTGCTGCAGAAGACCTTGCTCAACATCGAAGGCCTGGGCCGACAGCTCTACCCCGACCTGGACCTGTGGAGCACCGCCAAACCCTATCTGGAGCGCTGGATGCGTGATCGCATGAGCCCCAAGGCGGTGTTCGGCAACCTGCAAAGCCAGGTGGAACAACTGCCGCACCTGGCCGACATGACCCGCGACCTGCTCGAACGCCTGTCGCAACCGCACCTGAACGATCCACAGCTGCCGGAGCGCCGTCGCCAGGGCGACCGCTGGGCCTTGCGTCTGCTCGGTGCCGGCCTGCTCGGCGGTGGCGCCACCCTGGCGGCCGGGGCTGTCAGCCTCAGCGCGCCGGCAGCCTGGCCGGCCTGGCTGATGCTGGCGGCCGGGCTCTACCTGATCGTGCGCCAATAG
- the hisI gene encoding phosphoribosyl-AMP cyclohydrolase, whose translation MKDWLDEIKWNSDGLVPAIAQDHKTGRVLMMAWMNRESLALTAAEQRAIYWSRSRGKLWRKGEESGHVQKLHEMRLDCDADVIILMVEQLGHIACHTGRESCFYRVFEDGQWKTVDPVLKDPDAIYSAGH comes from the coding sequence ATGAAAGACTGGCTGGACGAGATCAAGTGGAACAGCGATGGCCTGGTGCCGGCGATCGCCCAAGACCACAAGACCGGACGCGTATTGATGATGGCCTGGATGAACCGCGAATCCCTGGCCCTGACCGCCGCCGAGCAACGCGCCATCTACTGGTCGCGCTCACGTGGCAAGCTGTGGCGCAAGGGCGAGGAGTCCGGCCATGTGCAGAAGCTGCATGAGATGCGCCTGGACTGCGATGCCGACGTGATCATCCTGATGGTCGAGCAACTGGGTCATATCGCCTGCCACACCGGCCGCGAGAGCTGCTTCTATCGCGTCTTCGAAGACGGCCAGTGGAAAACCGTCGACCCGGTCCTCAAGGACCCGGATGCCATCTACAGCGCAGGACACTGA
- a CDS encoding phosphoribosyl-ATP diphosphatase — protein MSDTLNRLAEVLEQRKQAAPDSSYVASLYHKGLNKILEKLGEESVETIIAAKDAAISKDCSDVIYETADLWFHSLVMLSALGQHPQAVLDELERRFGLSGHDEKAARQPSA, from the coding sequence ATGAGCGACACCCTCAACCGCCTCGCCGAAGTACTCGAACAACGCAAGCAAGCGGCGCCTGACAGCTCCTACGTGGCCAGCCTGTATCACAAGGGGCTGAACAAGATTCTCGAGAAGCTTGGCGAAGAGTCCGTCGAAACCATCATCGCCGCCAAGGACGCCGCCATCAGCAAGGATTGCAGCGATGTCATCTACGAAACCGCCGACCTGTGGTTTCATAGCCTGGTGATGCTCAGCGCGCTGGGCCAGCACCCCCAGGCCGTGCTCGATGAACTGGAGCGCCGCTTCGGTCTTTCCGGGCATGACGAGAAGGCCGCACGCCAGCCTTCTGCCTGA
- a CDS encoding twin-arginine translocase TatA/TatE family subunit, with protein MGIFDWKHWIVLLVVVVLVFGTKKLKNLGSDLGESIKGFRKAMNEEENKPAEQTPPPVQPAAPVQNTAQQPQGQTIEGQAQPVQEPQRKD; from the coding sequence ATGGGCATTTTTGACTGGAAACACTGGATCGTCCTGCTGGTTGTCGTGGTCCTGGTCTTCGGCACCAAGAAGCTGAAGAACCTGGGCAGCGACCTGGGCGAATCGATCAAGGGCTTTCGCAAGGCCATGAACGAGGAGGAAAACAAACCGGCCGAGCAAACCCCACCACCGGTCCAGCCCGCCGCTCCCGTGCAGAACACCGCCCAACAGCCCCAGGGCCAGACCATCGAAGGCCAGGCCCAGCCGGTCCAAGAGCCGCAGCGGAAAGACTGA
- the tatB gene encoding Sec-independent protein translocase protein TatB, with product MFGISFSELLLVGLVALLVLGPERLPGAARTAGLWIGRLKRSFNAIKTEVEREIGADEIRRQLHNEQILQMEEQAKRILDPTRPATPSIGSSETPAAPPAAPGSSAPVSPAAPTEPPQPPRAP from the coding sequence ATGTTCGGCATCAGCTTCAGCGAGCTGCTGCTCGTCGGCCTGGTCGCCCTGCTGGTGCTCGGTCCCGAGCGCCTGCCCGGCGCCGCGCGTACCGCAGGCCTGTGGATCGGTCGGCTCAAGCGCAGCTTCAACGCCATCAAGACCGAAGTCGAGCGCGAGATCGGTGCCGATGAAATCCGCCGCCAGTTGCACAACGAGCAGATCCTGCAGATGGAGGAACAGGCCAAGCGCATCCTCGATCCGACCAGGCCTGCCACGCCGTCCATCGGCAGCAGCGAAACACCGGCGGCGCCCCCTGCAGCCCCTGGCAGCAGCGCCCCGGTTTCCCCAGCCGCCCCCACTGAGCCGCCGCAGCCGCCACGAGCCCCATGA
- the tatC gene encoding twin-arginine translocase subunit TatC — MSDRPEHDQPMPLVSHLTELRTRLLRCVAAIFLIFAGLFSFAQQIYTLVSAPLRSHLPANATMIATDVASPFLTPFKLTMIVSLFLAIPFILQQIWGFIAPGLYRHEKRIAIPLLVSSIILFYAGMAFAYFLVFPLIFGFFASATPEGVSMMTDISSYLDFVMTLFFAFGVAFEIPVAVVLLVWIGVVDVQYLKKVRPYVIIGCFVVGMILTPPDIFSQTLLAVPMWMLFEVGVLCGSLIRKRSQAEEAASDDHNDQPPATQP, encoded by the coding sequence ATGAGCGATAGACCGGAACACGACCAGCCGATGCCGCTGGTCTCGCACCTGACCGAACTGCGCACCCGCCTGCTGCGCTGCGTAGCCGCCATCTTCCTGATCTTCGCCGGGCTGTTCTCCTTTGCCCAGCAGATCTACACCCTGGTCTCGGCCCCCCTGCGCTCGCACTTGCCGGCCAATGCGACGATGATCGCCACCGATGTGGCGTCGCCGTTCCTGACGCCGTTCAAGCTGACGATGATCGTCTCGCTGTTCCTGGCCATCCCGTTCATCCTCCAGCAAATCTGGGGCTTCATTGCACCGGGGCTGTACCGCCACGAAAAGCGCATCGCCATTCCATTGCTGGTTTCGAGCATCATCCTGTTCTATGCCGGCATGGCGTTCGCCTATTTCCTGGTGTTTCCGCTGATTTTCGGTTTCTTCGCCAGCGCAACGCCCGAGGGCGTGTCGATGATGACGGATATCTCCAGTTACCTGGACTTCGTCATGACCCTGTTCTTCGCCTTCGGCGTCGCCTTCGAGATCCCGGTGGCGGTGGTGCTCTTGGTGTGGATCGGCGTGGTCGATGTGCAGTACCTGAAGAAGGTCCGCCCCTACGTCATCATCGGCTGCTTCGTGGTCGGCATGATCCTGACCCCGCCGGACATCTTCTCCCAGACCCTGCTCGCCGTGCCCATGTGGATGCTCTTCGAGGTCGGTGTGCTGTGCGGCAGCCTGATCCGCAAGCGCAGCCAGGCCGAAGAAGCGGCCTCGGATGACCATAACGACCAACCGCCAGCGACCCAACCGTGA
- a CDS encoding 16S rRNA (uracil(1498)-N(3))-methyltransferase, protein MNLLLLEEADFIAADRVVLADRRFTHMQEIHGVEVGDTLRVGQVNGRMGKATVLRLAGHEAELQVAFDQPPPSKLPLTLVLAVPRPKMLRRLFQTVATLGVPRLILVNSYKVEKSFWQTPFLNPETIRENLILGLEQARDTVLPEVIIEKRFKPFVEDRLPAIAAGTLGLVAHPGPYPACPRAVESPVTLAIGPEGGWIPYEVDLLGKAGLAPVQLGDRILRVETAVTALLSRIF, encoded by the coding sequence GTGAACCTGCTGTTACTGGAAGAGGCAGATTTCATCGCGGCCGACCGCGTAGTGCTGGCCGACCGGCGCTTCACCCATATGCAGGAAATCCATGGCGTCGAAGTGGGCGATACCCTGCGCGTCGGTCAGGTCAATGGCCGGATGGGCAAGGCCACGGTGCTGCGCCTGGCAGGCCACGAGGCCGAGCTGCAAGTGGCCTTCGACCAGCCGCCACCGTCCAAGCTGCCGCTGACCCTGGTGCTGGCCGTGCCACGCCCGAAAATGCTTCGTCGCCTGTTCCAGACCGTCGCCACCCTGGGGGTGCCCCGGCTGATCCTGGTCAACAGCTACAAGGTCGAGAAGAGCTTCTGGCAGACCCCCTTCCTGAACCCCGAGACGATCCGCGAGAACCTGATCCTGGGCCTTGAGCAGGCACGCGACACCGTGCTGCCCGAGGTCATCATCGAGAAGCGGTTCAAGCCCTTCGTCGAAGACCGTCTGCCCGCCATCGCCGCCGGCACCCTTGGCCTGGTCGCTCATCCAGGCCCCTACCCGGCCTGCCCACGCGCCGTGGAGTCGCCAGTGACCCTGGCCATCGGCCCGGAAGGCGGGTGGATCCCCTACGAAGTCGACCTGCTGGGCAAAGCAGGCCTGGCGCCGGTGCAACTGGGCGATCGTATCCTGCGCGTGGAGACCGCCGTGACGGCATTGCTGTCGCGAATTTTCTGA
- a CDS encoding HAMP domain-containing methyl-accepting chemotaxis protein, with protein sequence MYRWFAQSLGNMSVNRKLGFGFGLVLLLTLAITATGWTGIDNVTHRGDKLGNISLIYQSTQDLRIARLNYTTRHDQASLTELDTTLNKLEKQVQSMLGQIEQPVDHQRLQQQLEAVRQYRQGFEQLKQADQRRSTQPDSAQTASEQALQHMAAQGTVLLESSEAMTESQTKVRDDGTRQAKRMLAGATALALLLGLLAAWTITRQIIVPLRQTLAAAERVASGDLSQDDQPIERHDELGQLQASMQRMNQGLRTLISGIGDGVTQIASAAEELSAVTEQTSAGVNNQKVETDQVATAMNQMTATVHEVARSAEQASEAALMADQQAREGDRVVGEAIAQIERLASEVVNSSEAMNQLKAESDKIGSVLDVIKSVAQQTNLLALNAAIEAARAGEAGRGFAVVADEVRSLAQRTQQSTEEIEELIASLQSGTQRVAGVMDGSRALTDSSVELTRRAGGSLETITRTVSSIQAMNQQIATAAEQQSATAEEINRSVMNVRDISDQTSAASEETASSSVELARLGTHLQGLVARFRL encoded by the coding sequence ATGTATCGATGGTTTGCCCAGTCTCTGGGGAACATGAGCGTCAATCGCAAGTTGGGCTTTGGCTTCGGCCTGGTGTTGCTGCTGACCCTGGCGATTACCGCCACAGGCTGGACCGGCATCGACAATGTCACCCACCGCGGCGACAAGCTGGGCAACATTTCACTGATCTACCAGAGCACCCAGGATCTGCGTATAGCCCGCCTGAACTATACGACCCGTCACGATCAGGCCTCGCTCACCGAACTGGACACAACCCTGAACAAGCTCGAGAAGCAAGTGCAATCGATGCTTGGGCAGATCGAACAGCCTGTCGACCACCAGCGTCTGCAACAGCAATTGGAGGCTGTGCGCCAATACCGCCAAGGCTTCGAGCAGCTCAAGCAAGCCGACCAGCGCCGCTCGACGCAACCTGACAGCGCACAAACCGCCAGCGAGCAGGCCCTACAGCACATGGCCGCGCAAGGCACTGTGCTGCTGGAATCCAGCGAAGCCATGACCGAGTCGCAAACCAAGGTCCGCGATGATGGCACCCGCCAAGCCAAGCGCATGCTGGCCGGCGCCACCGCCTTGGCGCTGCTGCTTGGCCTGCTGGCAGCCTGGACCATCACTCGCCAGATCATCGTACCGCTGCGCCAGACCCTCGCCGCCGCCGAGCGTGTGGCCAGTGGCGACCTCAGCCAAGACGATCAACCGATCGAGCGCCATGACGAGCTGGGGCAGTTGCAAGCCAGCATGCAGCGCATGAACCAGGGGCTGCGCACGCTGATCAGCGGCATCGGCGACGGCGTTACCCAGATCGCCAGCGCGGCAGAGGAGCTGTCGGCGGTCACCGAACAGACCAGCGCCGGGGTCAACAACCAGAAAGTCGAGACCGATCAGGTCGCCACGGCCATGAACCAGATGACCGCTACGGTGCACGAGGTCGCCCGCAGCGCCGAGCAGGCGTCTGAAGCGGCGCTGATGGCCGACCAGCAGGCCCGTGAAGGCGATCGCGTAGTCGGTGAGGCGATTGCCCAGATCGAGCGCCTGGCCAGCGAAGTGGTCAACTCCAGCGAGGCCATGAACCAGCTCAAGGCCGAGAGCGACAAGATCGGCAGCGTGCTGGACGTGATCAAGTCGGTGGCCCAGCAGACCAACCTGCTGGCCCTCAACGCCGCCATCGAGGCCGCCCGCGCAGGCGAAGCCGGTCGTGGTTTCGCCGTGGTCGCCGACGAGGTGCGTAGCCTCGCCCAGCGCACCCAGCAATCGACCGAGGAGATCGAGGAGCTGATCGCCAGCCTGCAAAGCGGCACCCAGCGGGTCGCCGGGGTGATGGATGGCAGCCGCGCCCTGACCGACAGCAGCGTCGAACTGACCCGTCGCGCCGGAGGCTCTCTGGAAACCATCACCCGCACCGTCTCGTCGATCCAGGCGATGAACCAGCAGATCGCCACGGCAGCGGAACAACAGAGCGCCACGGCTGAAGAGATCAACCGCAGCGTGATGAACGTGCGCGATATCTCCGACCAGACATCGGCGGCCAGCGAAGAGACGGCAAGCTCCAGCGTCGAATTGGCGCGGTTGGGGACGCACCTTCAGGGGCTGGTCGCACGCTTCCGGCTGTAA
- a CDS encoding amino acid ABC transporter ATP-binding protein, translating into MIEVRDLVKVFDTRGQVVRAVDNVTTRVAKGEVVVVLGPSGSGKSTFLRCLNGLEHFDDGHVSIDGLQLDDPKTDINAYRREVGMVFQHFNLFPHMTVLENLCLAQKVVRKRGKAEREAKARALLEKVGIAQKANEYPSRLSGGQQQRVAIARALAMEPKVMLFDEPTSALDPEMVGEVLDVMKTLAQEGMTMVCVTHEMGFAREVADRVLFFDHGKLLEDSPPQQFFAAPKDLRAQAFLRQVL; encoded by the coding sequence GTGATTGAAGTCCGTGATCTGGTAAAAGTCTTCGACACCCGTGGCCAGGTGGTGCGGGCGGTGGACAACGTCACCACGCGCGTGGCCAAGGGCGAGGTGGTGGTGGTGCTCGGCCCGTCGGGCTCTGGCAAGTCCACCTTCCTGCGTTGCCTGAACGGCCTGGAGCATTTCGACGATGGCCATGTCTCCATCGATGGCCTTCAGTTGGACGACCCGAAGACCGACATCAACGCCTACCGCCGTGAAGTCGGCATGGTGTTCCAGCATTTCAACCTGTTCCCGCACATGACGGTGCTGGAGAACCTGTGCCTGGCCCAGAAGGTGGTGCGCAAGCGTGGCAAGGCCGAGCGCGAAGCCAAGGCGCGTGCGCTGCTGGAGAAGGTCGGCATCGCCCAGAAGGCCAACGAGTACCCCTCGCGCCTCTCTGGCGGCCAGCAGCAGCGGGTGGCGATCGCCCGTGCCTTGGCGATGGAGCCGAAGGTCATGCTGTTCGATGAACCCACTTCGGCGCTGGACCCGGAAATGGTCGGCGAGGTGCTGGATGTGATGAAGACCTTGGCCCAGGAAGGCATGACCATGGTCTGCGTGACCCACGAGATGGGCTTTGCCCGTGAAGTGGCCGATCGCGTGCTGTTCTTCGATCACGGCAAGTTGCTCGAAGATTCCCCGCCCCAGCAGTTCTTCGCGGCGCCCAAGGACCTGCGCGCCCAGGCGTTCCTGCGTCAGGTGCTTTAA
- a CDS encoding amino acid ABC transporter permease — protein sequence MIKHKKAQWPWHGLTALVLVGLAFSLYLATSMISYEWRWNRVPQYFAYQAEEAQRAAENGTVEEITLSGDTARVTLKDESGGQQVVSVAKDSLMLSRGDDVAEGDQIGVTRQWAIGPLTWGLWTTLWISVVSGALGLVIGLFAGLCRLSNNPTLRDLSTVYVELVRGTPLLVQIFIFYFFIGTVLNLSREFAGVAALALFTGAYVAEIVRAGVQSIAKGQNEAARSLGLNASQSMRHVILPQAFKRVLPPLAGQFISLVKDTSLVSVIAITELTKSGREAITTSFSTFEIWFCVAGLYLLINLPLSHIASRLERRLAQSD from the coding sequence GTGATCAAACACAAGAAAGCCCAGTGGCCCTGGCACGGTTTGACCGCGCTGGTCCTGGTGGGGCTGGCGTTCAGCCTCTATCTGGCCACTTCGATGATTTCCTATGAGTGGCGCTGGAACCGCGTCCCTCAGTATTTCGCCTACCAGGCCGAGGAGGCGCAGCGCGCCGCCGAGAACGGCACGGTCGAAGAGATTACCCTTTCGGGCGACACCGCCCGCGTCACGCTCAAGGATGAAAGTGGCGGCCAGCAGGTCGTCAGCGTCGCCAAGGACAGCCTGATGCTGAGCCGTGGCGATGACGTCGCCGAAGGCGACCAGATAGGCGTGACGCGCCAGTGGGCCATCGGCCCCCTGACCTGGGGCCTGTGGACCACCCTGTGGATCTCGGTGGTGTCCGGTGCCCTGGGCCTGGTGATCGGCCTGTTTGCTGGCCTGTGCCGGTTGTCGAACAACCCAACCTTGCGCGACCTCTCCACCGTCTATGTCGAACTGGTGCGCGGCACGCCGTTGCTGGTGCAGATCTTCATCTTCTACTTCTTCATCGGCACCGTGCTCAACCTGTCCCGGGAGTTCGCCGGGGTGGCGGCGCTGGCGTTGTTCACCGGCGCCTATGTGGCCGAGATCGTGCGCGCCGGCGTGCAGTCCATCGCCAAAGGGCAGAACGAGGCGGCCCGCTCGCTGGGCCTCAATGCCAGCCAGTCGATGCGCCACGTGATCCTGCCCCAGGCGTTCAAGCGCGTGCTGCCACCGCTGGCCGGGCAGTTCATCAGCCTGGTCAAGGACACCTCGTTGGTTTCGGTGATCGCCATCACCGAACTGACCAAGAGCGGCCGTGAGGCCATCACCACTTCGTTCTCGACCTTCGAGATCTGGTTCTGCGTGGCAGGCCTGTACCTGCTGATCAACCTGCCGCTGTCGCACATTGCCAGCCGGCTCGAGCGGAGGCTTGCGCAAAGTGATTGA
- a CDS encoding transporter substrate-binding domain-containing protein, with protein sequence MKKYLSRLLVGVTALVAVTAAQAGAIEDAVKRGTLRVGMDPTYMPFEMTNKRGEIIGFEVDILKAMAKSMGVKLETVSTAYDGIIPALLTDKFDMIGSGMTLTQERNLRLNFSEPFIVVGQTLLIRKELAGEIKSYKDLNNEKYRITSKLGTTGEMVSKKLISKAKYHGYDNEQEGVMDVVNGKADAFVYDAPYNVVAVDKAGAGKLLFLEEPFTYEPLAFGLKKGDYDSINFINNFLHQIKNDGTYDRIHDKWFKNKDWLKEME encoded by the coding sequence ATGAAGAAATACCTGTCGCGACTGCTGGTCGGTGTCACCGCACTGGTCGCCGTTACCGCCGCCCAGGCGGGCGCCATTGAAGACGCCGTCAAACGCGGCACCTTGCGGGTCGGCATGGACCCTACCTACATGCCCTTCGAAATGACCAACAAGCGTGGCGAGATCATCGGCTTCGAGGTGGACATCCTCAAGGCCATGGCCAAGTCCATGGGCGTCAAGCTGGAAACCGTCTCCACCGCCTATGACGGCATCATCCCGGCCCTGCTGACCGACAAGTTCGACATGATCGGCAGCGGCATGACCCTGACCCAGGAACGCAACCTGCGCCTGAACTTCAGCGAACCCTTCATCGTCGTCGGCCAGACCCTGCTGATCCGCAAGGAACTGGCGGGTGAGATCAAGTCCTACAAAGACCTGAACAACGAGAAATACCGCATCACCTCCAAGCTCGGCACTACCGGCGAGATGGTCTCCAAGAAGCTCATCAGCAAGGCCAAGTACCACGGCTATGACAACGAGCAGGAAGGCGTGATGGACGTGGTCAACGGCAAGGCCGACGCCTTCGTCTACGACGCACCCTACAACGTGGTAGCGGTCGACAAGGCCGGCGCTGGCAAGCTGCTGTTCCTCGAAGAACCCTTCACCTACGAGCCGCTGGCCTTCGGCCTGAAGAAAGGCGACTACGACAGCATCAACTTCATCAACAACTTCCTGCACCAGATCAAGAACGACGGGACCTACGATCGTATTCACGACAAGTGGTTCAAGAACAAAGATTGGCTGAAGGAAATGGAATAA